The following proteins are encoded in a genomic region of Paenibacillus sp. FSL R7-0273:
- a CDS encoding Ig-like domain-containing protein — MKRKISIWTALILAGNLLLSTGYPSIGIGSQTVHAANEFNVGISPAQGEANVNISSNIKLSFDRLVSPQSGNITVTAQGASEPYVTIPVGSSGLISSSTEYQVKLGKELEYNKTYTVNVPRGMFKDSLGLESQAATSTFITAPSINTAITVTEYAPANHSRVDSSLTQLSLKLNKKLQEGGGSIRLIASSDNSVVQEFKIKSGEPYFYLQNDNTASTTTVTLTLANKLTAGSSYYILIDPYALKDEDNKSFAGISTGNVWSFSVKGSAVPGVSVSPANGAGAVSVSTGIQLTFDQPMMPATGVISVSPANTANARYFNVNSASVTGGGTRFISLAAASAANPLISNTQYTVTIPQGAFYDQDGNVFPASGPYSWTFTTTSLTGYGITSLSPADRSEAVQISQPIKIAFNQATTLISASGVALYKSNGTKISTTVTPSANAKEFTIVPASSLDNDTFYYVDIAQGAFVDGSSNPFEGINGRNGWSFKTVALDKTAPVLSSAVLENNRTIRLKYDEALNSGVSLMLGSFAVTVNDEKRNIDSVYIQGDSVFVTLSTGVAVGHVIRISYTQGIRMIEDLSGNTASSFSLRVVTNNIQSVLPTPKDGTLSGKTLVLNFNDQLRAASAAGFGQFYVYADGVSLGVNSVSSSGSSVTLGLNNVASNGQSVRVTYYAGSYPLQDQYGQNIASFSDFYIRNTSDWVPPVYQSATGSDKQIILTYNEGLSPSSLPLVSQYSVLAGSTPNYVTNVAVSGNQVTLTLTSALSTGGYTTVSYVPGVAGISDLNGNRAAHINLQPVSVSGSSTTTVPNISSAAIAGDVLTVTFSKSMQASLTLHVGQFAVRVDGSMVGVQNYSISGSTLRLVLSTVVKAGQTVDLSYMTGAGSILDLSGTALASFTALAVQNVTGTATAATTSRPSYLGILAASEFGKEYPLLKSDSATAADDRSVYSQLTKRYMLTADRLAASYEYLHKLGTPSLVFEVPATEAAAYVSIPLKPLLDAVNRNSKSAFGIRYGDNLYNLALDDVNMNGLAASLIADSSSISLVIRLEKVPAGTYAPFEQKLRTQGLQTVTGLTDIRMSAVVSGNYSNGTVLSAPGEYFVRTTATLNSDQTSAARLDLVYYDAVYLPTKISTAGSYTVIGAGTKGNPVVGTFLSTRSFTDTGKHWARSTIALLTAKNIIDSSYGTAFKPEQKITRAEFAVMLSRGLGLLGDRETAQRFSDVQAATQTGDYIGAAAKAGIITGNTDGTFRPNDNITREQLAIMIIRAMEYTENPITLRGTAASALSAFKDRSKIQNAAAEFVAKAVQEGIILGMTTTEFQPQGNATRAQAAVMLQRMLNMAGYL, encoded by the coding sequence ATGAAAAGAAAAATTTCAATCTGGACAGCACTCATTCTGGCTGGAAACCTGCTGCTTAGCACCGGGTATCCGTCGATCGGAATCGGCAGCCAGACGGTACATGCCGCAAATGAATTTAACGTCGGGATCTCACCGGCCCAGGGAGAAGCAAATGTAAATATCAGCTCAAACATCAAGCTCAGCTTCGATAGGCTGGTAAGTCCGCAAAGCGGAAATATTACTGTTACAGCTCAAGGAGCAAGTGAGCCTTATGTGACGATTCCGGTGGGGAGCTCGGGATTAATCAGCAGTTCTACAGAATATCAGGTGAAATTAGGCAAGGAGCTTGAATACAACAAGACCTATACCGTAAATGTGCCCAGAGGAATGTTTAAGGATAGCCTGGGACTGGAATCGCAAGCAGCAACTTCGACATTTATTACGGCACCATCAATTAATACAGCTATCACCGTAACAGAGTATGCTCCGGCTAATCATTCGAGGGTTGACAGCAGCCTAACACAGCTCAGCCTGAAGCTCAATAAGAAGCTGCAGGAAGGCGGAGGATCGATCAGGCTTATCGCTTCGTCAGATAATTCTGTTGTTCAGGAATTTAAAATTAAATCTGGTGAACCTTATTTCTATTTGCAAAATGATAACACAGCTTCAACTACAACAGTCACACTGACTTTGGCAAACAAGCTTACGGCCGGCAGCAGCTATTATATACTGATTGACCCGTATGCACTGAAGGATGAGGATAATAAATCTTTTGCTGGAATCTCTACAGGGAACGTCTGGAGCTTTTCGGTAAAAGGTTCGGCAGTACCAGGAGTTTCGGTATCCCCTGCAAATGGAGCAGGCGCAGTCTCCGTATCAACCGGCATTCAGCTTACGTTTGACCAGCCGATGATGCCGGCTACAGGAGTTATATCTGTGTCTCCTGCTAATACGGCTAATGCCAGATATTTTAACGTAAATTCAGCTTCTGTTACTGGAGGAGGTACCCGGTTTATTAGTTTGGCTGCAGCCTCTGCGGCTAACCCGCTGATAAGTAATACCCAGTATACGGTAACTATTCCGCAAGGTGCATTTTATGACCAGGACGGCAATGTATTTCCGGCTTCCGGGCCGTACAGCTGGACATTTACTACTACATCTCTTACCGGTTACGGAATAACGTCGCTTAGTCCCGCTGACCGAAGTGAAGCAGTGCAGATCAGCCAGCCGATAAAGATTGCTTTCAATCAGGCAACCACGTTAATCTCAGCAAGTGGGGTAGCATTATATAAGAGCAACGGAACTAAAATTTCAACGACAGTAACGCCAAGTGCCAATGCCAAGGAATTTACTATTGTACCTGCGTCAAGTCTGGATAATGACACCTTCTATTATGTGGATATTGCCCAGGGAGCATTTGTTGACGGCAGCAGCAATCCCTTTGAAGGAATAAATGGCAGAAACGGCTGGAGCTTTAAGACAGTAGCTCTGGATAAGACGGCTCCTGTCCTTTCTTCCGCAGTGCTTGAAAACAACCGTACCATACGCCTGAAATATGATGAAGCGCTCAACTCCGGCGTGTCTTTAATGCTGGGCAGTTTTGCAGTTACGGTTAATGATGAGAAACGTAATATCGATAGTGTCTATATTCAGGGGGACAGTGTCTTTGTTACGCTCAGCACAGGCGTGGCTGTGGGACACGTCATTAGAATCTCCTACACCCAGGGAATAAGAATGATTGAGGATTTAAGCGGAAACACGGCAAGCTCGTTTTCTTTACGTGTGGTGACTAATAACATCCAGTCTGTACTTCCAACACCTAAAGATGGAACACTATCGGGCAAAACACTTGTACTGAACTTTAACGACCAGCTTAGAGCAGCATCTGCAGCCGGGTTCGGACAATTCTATGTGTATGCCGACGGCGTCTCGCTGGGTGTCAATTCGGTTAGCTCCAGCGGGTCTTCGGTTACCCTGGGCTTAAATAATGTAGCCTCAAACGGGCAAAGTGTCCGTGTAACCTATTATGCAGGCTCTTATCCTCTGCAGGATCAGTACGGGCAGAATATAGCCAGCTTCAGTGACTTTTATATCCGTAATACGAGCGATTGGGTACCACCGGTCTATCAGAGCGCAACGGGTTCAGATAAGCAGATTATCCTGACCTATAATGAGGGACTTTCACCGTCCAGTCTGCCTTTGGTCAGCCAGTACTCGGTACTGGCCGGAAGCACACCCAATTATGTGACTAATGTAGCCGTGAGCGGGAATCAGGTAACTCTTACTCTGACAAGCGCTTTGTCAACAGGCGGTTATACTACGGTCTCTTATGTTCCCGGCGTTGCCGGAATCAGTGATTTAAACGGTAACCGGGCAGCTCATATTAATCTTCAGCCGGTATCTGTTTCCGGAAGCAGCACCACTACAGTGCCGAATATCAGTTCAGCAGCCATTGCCGGTGATGTGCTTACTGTCACCTTCAGTAAGAGCATGCAGGCAAGCTTAACACTGCATGTCGGCCAGTTCGCAGTCAGGGTAGACGGCAGTATGGTAGGTGTGCAGAATTACAGCATATCCGGATCAACTCTTAGGCTGGTCTTGTCCACAGTTGTCAAAGCAGGACAAACTGTAGATTTGTCCTATATGACAGGGGCAGGCAGCATACTGGATCTCAGTGGTACTGCACTGGCTTCCTTTACAGCCCTAGCGGTCCAGAATGTGACGGGTACAGCTACCGCGGCAACAACCAGCCGCCCTTCATATCTTGGCATTCTCGCTGCAAGTGAATTCGGTAAGGAATATCCGCTGCTCAAAAGTGATTCTGCAACTGCAGCCGATGACCGTTCCGTCTATAGCCAGCTCACCAAACGGTATATGCTCACAGCAGACCGTCTGGCAGCAAGCTATGAATATTTACACAAGCTAGGCACGCCTTCTCTCGTGTTTGAGGTGCCTGCGACAGAAGCAGCCGCATATGTCTCCATTCCGCTTAAGCCGCTTCTGGATGCCGTCAACCGTAACAGCAAATCAGCCTTTGGGATCCGTTACGGGGACAACCTGTACAATCTGGCGCTGGATGATGTGAATATGAACGGCCTTGCTGCAAGCCTGATTGCCGACAGCAGCTCCATATCGCTTGTAATCCGTCTGGAAAAGGTTCCGGCTGGCACATATGCGCCTTTTGAGCAGAAGCTTAGAACGCAGGGATTGCAGACGGTAACCGGTCTGACAGACATCCGGATGAGTGCAGTAGTCAGCGGGAATTACTCGAACGGTACTGTATTAAGCGCTCCAGGTGAGTATTTTGTACGGACGACAGCGACACTAAACAGTGATCAGACCTCAGCCGCAAGACTTGATCTTGTCTATTATGATGCTGTGTATCTGCCGACCAAAATCAGCACCGCCGGAAGTTATACCGTTATAGGGGCGGGCACAAAGGGTAATCCTGTTGTCGGTACATTCCTGTCTACCCGCAGCTTTACGGATACGGGCAAGCACTGGGCGAGGTCAACTATAGCTTTGCTTACCGCTAAAAATATTATCGACAGCAGCTACGGTACCGCCTTTAAGCCGGAGCAGAAAATTACACGTGCAGAGTTCGCAGTTATGCTTAGCCGGGGACTTGGGCTGCTGGGGGACCGTGAAACAGCTCAGCGCTTCAGCGATGTTCAGGCTGCAACACAGACTGGTGATTACATCGGTGCTGCAGCCAAGGCAGGCATTATTACCGGGAATACAGACGGTACATTCCGGCCTAATGATAATATTACCCGTGAACAGCTGGCGATTATGATTATCCGTGCAATGGAGTACACAGAGAATCCGATTACCCTTAGGGGAACGGCTGCATCTGCTCTAAGCGCATTTAAGGATCGGAGCAAAATCCAGAATGCTGCTGCCGAATTCGTCGCCAAAGCGGTGCAGGAGGGAATCATCCTGGGTATGACTACAACAGAGTTCCAGCCTCAGGGTAATGCCACACGGGCACAGGCTGCCGTTATGCTGCAGCGGATGCTTAATATGGCCGGCTACCTTTAA